The following are from one region of the Myxocyprinus asiaticus isolate MX2 ecotype Aquarium Trade chromosome 2, UBuf_Myxa_2, whole genome shotgun sequence genome:
- the LOC127413721 gene encoding high mobility group protein B3-like, producing the protein MGFKEEREGKTLARFLSTQQHRYIFTEQEKVLVDTGPLSSCKMAKGDPRKPKGKMSSYAYFIQTCREEHKKKTPEIPVSFSEFSKRCSGRWKAMSDKEKSRFEDMAKQDKVRYDQEMMHYMPGNKKGKKKDPNAPKRPPSGFFIFCSEHRPQIKSQYPSLGIGDVAKKLGEMWNSLGDANKQPYLIKANKLKDKYQKDVADYKTKGKVGGVPMGMGMGMMGNCMAPKPMMKSNMDDEDDDEEEEDEEDDYDDDDDE; encoded by the exons ATGGGGTTTAAAGAGGAGAGAGAAGGGAAGACACTGGCGAGATTTCTATCAACTCAACAACACAG atatatttttaCAGAACAAGAGAAGGTATTAGTGGACACAGGACCCCTCTCATCTTGCAAAATGGCAAAAGGGGACCCCAGGAAACCCAAGGGCAAGATGTCCTCTTATGCCTACTTCATTCAGACATGCCGAGaggagcacaaaaagaaaacccCTGAGATTCCGGTCAGCTTTTCAGAATTCTCCAAAAGGTGCTCTGGAAGATGGAAG GCAATGTCAGATAAAGAGAAATCCAGGTTTGAGGACATGGCCAAACAGGATAAAGTGCGTTACGATCAAGAGATGATGCACTACATGCCTGGCAACAAAAAAGGCAAAAAGAAGGATCCCAATGCCCCCAAGAGACCACC CTCTGGATTTTTCATATTCTGCTCGGAGCACCGTCCACAAATCAAATCTCAGTACCCCAGCTTGGGCATTGGAGATGTGGCCAAAAAGCTTGGCGAGATGTGGAACAGCCTTGGAGATGCCAACAAACAACCCTACCTGATAAAGGCCAACAAGCTTAAGGACAAGTATCAAAAG GATGTTGCAGACTACAAGACGAAGGGCAAGGTTGGGGGCGTGCCCATGGGGATGGGAATGGGAATGATGGGCAATTGTATGGCTCCAAAACCCATGATGAAGAGCAATATggatgacgaagatgatgatgaggaggaggaagatgaagaagatgattatgatgatgatgatgatgaatag